The sequence below is a genomic window from Roseivirga misakiensis.
TCGTGAATTTGTTCTTTACTGAGGTTGGCAAAGAGATCATAGTTTCTCAAGTACCAGTATTTTATTTCTTTCTGCATGAATCATAAGTTTATTACCAATTGAATCAGTGCCATGGCGATTAATATTCCGCCTAACACCTTATTATAGTTTTTCGTCAACTTTTTGAAGATGAAATCCCGATTCCTGGTAGTAAGCTCGGCGACAAGCCACTGCAGTAGAAATGCGCCAAGTGCCGTTCCAACAACGAAAGCCACTTGAGCAGGTATTGTATTATTTTCTAAAATAGAATTGCTTCTAAGAAACGTAATGATGAAAAGCCAATAAGGATAAAGTTGTGGGTTGAGCAATCCGAAAGTGGCGCCTAACCAGAGTTCTTTTCCTTGTTTGTCTAATTTACTATTCTGTTTTGTTGAGGCCTTTTGTCGAAACAAATAGACCCCGAAAATAAGCAGGATTCCAACTGTCAAATACTTGAGATAGTCGTCGAGTCCTTCGTACTGTGAAATAAAATTTGAACTGCCAATGGCTAATCCACAATACAATAACTCGGGTAAACTACCACCAAGACCAAAAATGATGGCTGCTTTCTTATTCTTATGAAGTGCCGTATGGATAGTCCCCATATTTACCGGCCCTAATTGCAATGATGCCACAAAACTGATGACTGTAGCGACTGTTAGCGCTTCAATTACTGTCCAAATCATTTGGCAGAAGCGGTTTTAGTAGCACTTAACTCATTTTGTGATATTTCATCTGATGAAAAATGAGTTCTTAGCAGTCTGAACATTTCCCAAAAAGGCGTGACTTTGGCCCCTTGCTTCATATTTTCGATGCTCACTAAACATGAAGTTTTCATGCTTAGCATCGTGTCTTTGTAAGCGCGAAACAAGTTGAATTTTGGATCGTAGATATGACCAGGCTCTGAAGTAACTCCATTGAGCTCTAGAATTTTAATATTCTGTCCTTCATATAGGTCTTCTATAGAACTTACTTTTAAGTCAAACCTGCCAAAATTAAAGCCATCCACATCAGCCGATATTTGATCGAATACTTTGACCAATTTATCATTGATCAAATGCTGACCACTTAGAAATTTTGTGCCTAAACAATGGTTACCAATCGGTTGTAAATTTTTATAAACACCATTGGGTAAAACATCATCTAAATGACTTCCAAATTTCTCTTCCAGAGCGGGCATCTGAAGTTTAGCGCGTTCACTTTTTTGTAATAAAGCTCTAATACTTGTGGTGCCATCCCCTGTTACACCCAAAAATTCTTTTTGTACAATTGAGGTAATATTGCTTGTATTACTGATCGGCAACTTATGATACAGTACACCGAGCTCAACATCAAAATCAACGAATTCTTGGACGATAAAGTCCTGATGGTTTTGGGTAATGTAATGTTCAAGGTCTTGTTGGCTATCCAACTTTTCCACTTCTGATCCACGTTCACCAACATCGGGTTTGATAATCATTGGAAAGGTCAATCCAGCTTTTTCAATTCCATCTACAACTTCCGTCAAGCCAGTGTTGGCCTTAAAGAAAAGAGTAGTTGGTTTATATTTCGGATTAATCTTTTCTAAGATGTCTATTTTGGATTCTCCAAAAACACCTCCATGAATGATTCCAGGATTTGCAGCAGTAAAGTAGGTCAATGATTTTGCCCTAATCGCTAAATAAATCCAGTAAGGCACTAATGGCATAAAAAAGAGCCAAAAGGGCCAGTATTCATAGTAGATTATCTTAACCAGAAAAAGTGGTAATCTATGTCTCATAAACAAAATCGAAAGATAATCAACGCCTGAACATAAACTTAGTTTTGTCAAGAATAAGTGTTAACCAACACTTTGTCACTCTGCCGTCTACAGAAGCGTCTTCTTCATGACAACTAGCATGCCAATACGAAATTTAACCATTTAACTAATTGATATTCATACCATTATGAAATATAATCAAGCAATTTGTTTGTAATTTAATTACTATATATCGTGATTTTCCTAATTATTCAGGAATTGTGATATTTGACCTAACCATTGCTTATTAGATTAATTGGACTACTTTTTGATCACAAAACTCTGAACCTTATTTTTTTCACGAAATATCAGGAATTAACATGAAAACAACATTCTTCACTTTTTGCCTAATCGTATTCTTCGTACACAGCGGTTTTTCCCAAACCGAAGAAGAAAAAGTAAATCAATCGGTCATCATTACACTCATGGATAAATCAGAAATAACTGGTGAACTCATCAGCGAAAATGACCAAGAAATTGTAATTGAAAGCAACAGCCTTGGGCTACTCACTTTTCAAAGAGCTGAAATCAGAAAAATCATCTACCTCAATGCAGATGGAAAGCTGCCAAACCCTAATCCAACTAGGTATTTTATTGGCCAATCTGCTTACAATTTAGAAAAGGGTGAAGGTTATTATCAAAACATCTATGGCTTGGTCAACCTGGTCAGTTTCGGCATTACAGATCGATTTAGCGTCTTAGCAGGTACAGAGATCATTTCTTTATTTAATGGAGCACCAATCTTATTAACCAACTTGAAATATGGCTTTCCCATCGCTAAAAATCTTCGCGCAGCGGCATCATTTACCTATATAACATCAGGTGGCGAGTTCGCGGGAGACCTAAACCTTGGGTCATTAAACGCACTTTTGACTTACGGAAATACAGAACACAACGTAACACTCGGAACTGGTTATGCACTTGCCAATGGAGAAATTAACAATACAAGCATACTCACCATTGGCGGAATGACAAGACTAACTAATCGGCTGGCATTCGTTTCAGAAAACTATGTTTTAATGGGCGAAAACGACGCGTTGCTCTCGGGAGGAGTACGGTACATTGCCAAGAAACTAACAGTGGACCTGCTTATTTTCCAAGGTGGATTTCCAGCTATTGATATTGTCCTAAAATTCTAGCCGGAGATACCTCTCTTAATTTGTAATCGCTTCATACGAGATTCAAGGGTTGTAGGCTTCATACCCAGTATTTTGGCTGCACCCTTTTCTCCACTTACCCGCCATGCCGTCTTTTGGAGCACACTGATAATATATTTCCGCTCGAATTCGTGTAACGTATCAAAATCACTGGTAATTGTCTGTGATTCTGTGCGCGGAATCCAATCGCCGAGTTCTAAAGCCCGACCACTACTTAATATCACAGAGCGTTCGATTACATTTTCCAATTCTCTGATATTTCCTGGCCAGTGATAACCTTGCAAGGAATTAATCACTCGCTTAGGGATAGAAACTATCTTCTTACCAATTTTTGCAGAAAAGCGATTTACAAAATGTCTTGTAAGTAATGGAATATCTTCCTTTCGTTCTCTTAAAGGCATACTATATAACGGAAAGACATTTAACCTGTAGAAAAGATCTGCCCGAAAACTACCCTCTTCAACCTCTTTTTGTAAATCACGATTGGTGGCCGCAATCACGCGGACATCTACCTTGATTGTGTTAGTACTTCCAAGCCGATCAAATTCGCCCTCTTGTAGCGCACGCAATAACTTTGACTGTAGCTCCAAGGGAAGTTCACCGATTTCATCTAAAAAGAGCGTGCCACCATCAGCCAATTCAAACCGACCTATTTTCTTGGCAATCGCCCCGGTAAAAGCACCTTTTTCATGTCCGAATAACTCACTTTCAATCAGATTAGCAGGTAGCACCGCACAATTCACCTTTACCAGTGGCCGATCACTTCGTTTACTGATATTATGTATCGCACGAGCGAGCAATTCTTTACCAGTACCCGATTCTCCCAAAATAAGTACCGTCGCATCAGTAGTCGCCACCTGCTCTGACGATGAAAGTACCGACCTGAACTTGGCACTCTGTGTAATGATCTCTTGGAAGTTGTGCTCGAATTTTATTTCCTCTTGTAAATAGGTATTCTCCGCTTCCAGCCGATCTTTTAGACTTTCGACTTCTTTTGCGGCTTCAATCAATTTTTGATTGGCAATTTTTCTTTCAATTTCTACCGCAGCACGGTCTGAAAACAGCTTTAATATTTCTATTTCCTCATCAGACAACATCAACTTCGCGTCATGAAATATCCCGATATGACCAATACAATCATTTTCTGATGAGAGTATCGGCACCCCAAAATATCCTTCAACGCCATCTTCCCTTTGAAACTTTTTATTGACATCCGTTTCAATTAACCAGGCATCAGAGTTATCCACTACAAATTGGCATGGCGTACCGACCGTATCGTATTCAATATTTTCCTGAAGCCTGCCCTCTTTATAATAAGCGAGCGTTCTTAGCCGTGCCTTAGAACTGTCTGTGCATTCAGTTACAATGGTCATTTGCACCTCAAGCGATCGGCTAATGTTTTCCACCAAGGCTACAAAAAAGTCTCCTCCTAGGGTATCGGAAGTAGTTTCAGAAACAGACCTTAGTAGTCTCTCTTTTCGTTTTCTCTCCGTGATATCTAAAATAAAACTGACATTGTAGGCCTTGCCTTCAAATTCTAAATGGTTCACAAATATTTCGACTGGTATTTCGGTACCATCCTTCCGTAAATGTGTTGATTCAAGTCGTACTTTCTTTTCCTTTTTCGATCGTTCCCAAAGCTCGGCAAAGGATTTACTATCGAAGTTTGGGTTAATGTCAGTAATATTTAAGGCTTTGAACTCTTTGGCAGAATAGCCATACAAAACCTGAGCTGTTTCATTCGCAAACTGAAGTCTACCCGACTCATCCATCCAAAAAATAGAGGCAAGCGCTCGTTCTACTGTAAACTCAGAGAGTTTGGTGTAGTCTATAGACGGTTCCAAGTCTTTCATAATTCACGAAATATCGTAATATTATAGGAGAAATTGGATGTCAAAGAATTGTTTATGAAATGTCAGGGAGGCGCGCTTCTCTTGCATCCGAAAAATTTTTATCCCGTAAGAACCCTGAAACCAAAAGTTTAATCATGCGACGTTCGCTTACACTTTCAATACTGAGCTTATCTTTTTTCATGGTGGCACTTTCTGCCAAGGCTCAAAATCAATCTTACGACACAAAGCACTATAACCTGAAAAAAGGTTTGGCCATTCAAGGTTATGACCCAGTAGCATACTTTACAGAAAACAAGGCCGTGGAAGGTGATGAGAAGATTTCTGTCAAAATTAATGGCGTTACTTATTATTTCTCATCGGAAGCCAACAAGCAGTTATTCGTTAAGTCGCCAAGTAAATATGAACCCGAATATGGAGGGTATTGTGCTTATGCAATGGCCACTGGTGATAAAGTGAGGATCGATCCTGAAACTTTCAAAATCGTCGATAACAAACTCTATCTTTTCTATAATTTTCGTTTTACCAATACACTAAAATCTTGGAACAAGGACGAGTCTAATTTATTGCCAAAAGCAGAGCGTGAATGGGGTAAAATTATTGGTGGCAAATGATTTGAACACCTCCACCGCAAAATCTTAAATTATTATTACTTACATTTGGCCTTATTATCTGTTAAAAAACAACACTAGATGCAATTAAAGGAGGTTTCGGCTCGAATTTTAGATCAGATAATTCAGGTCACCAAACAGTTAGAAGATCAAGCGTTTAGACAGCCTCTAAAAGTTTTATCTGACAACACCATTGGAAAGCATGTTAGACACATCATTGAATTTTACGATTTAATGATTCTAGGCATCAATTCAGGTGAAGTGAATTACGATCAAAGAAGCCACGACAGGGTCATCGAAGAAAATCGCCTTCTTGCGATCGAAAAGATGAACTCTCTGAAAATTGAAATTGAAAAGATCTCTGGTGACAGCACGCTGACGCTTAAGGCAAATTATAATGCCGATAAAGATGATCCTTTCAGAATTGTTACTTCCTACTACAGAGAGTTGCAATACAACATAGAGCATGCTATCCACCACATGGCCATCATTAAAATCGCCATTAAGAGTGAATTCCCAAGTGTAGAAATTCCTGACGGTTTTGGCATCGCATATTCCACCATCAAATACGAGAAGGATAAAACATGTGCACGGTAACTTTTTTACCCAAGGGTAAAACTGGTTATGTACTAACTTCTAATCGAGACGAAACGCCAAAACGAGCTGCTTTGGCACCTCAGGGCTACTCGATAGGCAATACCACTGTCTACTTTCCAAAAGACCCATTAGCAGGAGGCACTTGGATAGCCACAGATAAGAAAAGGTTTACGCTCTGCCTACTCAATGGCGGTTTCGAAAAACACAAACACCAACCTCCTTACAGGCTTAGCAGAGGACAAATGGTGCTTCAGTTTTTTGAAACGAACAATTTAGAGTCATTTCAAAGCCAGTTTGAATTTGAAGGTATGGAACCCTTCACATTGGTGATTGTTGAATCTAAACAGGACGCATGCAAACTAGATCAGCTGGTTTGGGATGGCCACCAATTACATGCAAAGTCGTTGGACCAAAATCAGAATCATATCTGGTCATCTAGCACGCTTTATCCCGAGCCAGTCCGAGCCGAGCGTAGCTCATGGTTTTCGCTTTGGGTAGAGGAAAGAAAAGATTTTCTACAGGACGAAATTATGCTTTTTCATAAGTCTGGAGGCAAAGGTGACGCATGGAACGACTTTGTAATGAATCGAGATGAAGTAGTGAAAACCGTTAGTATTACTTCAATAGAAAAGACAGATAATGATTTCAACCTTATTTATGAAGACCTCATAAAAGAAAAGGTGTCCTAAGACACCCTCTCCAATTCCATTTTTGATTTTATTCTTATAAGTCAAACTTAATTCC
It includes:
- a CDS encoding sigma-54 interaction domain-containing protein, which encodes MKDLEPSIDYTKLSEFTVERALASIFWMDESGRLQFANETAQVLYGYSAKEFKALNITDINPNFDSKSFAELWERSKKEKKVRLESTHLRKDGTEIPVEIFVNHLEFEGKAYNVSFILDITERKRKERLLRSVSETTSDTLGGDFFVALVENISRSLEVQMTIVTECTDSSKARLRTLAYYKEGRLQENIEYDTVGTPCQFVVDNSDAWLIETDVNKKFQREDGVEGYFGVPILSSENDCIGHIGIFHDAKLMLSDEEIEILKLFSDRAAVEIERKIANQKLIEAAKEVESLKDRLEAENTYLQEEIKFEHNFQEIITQSAKFRSVLSSSEQVATTDATVLILGESGTGKELLARAIHNISKRSDRPLVKVNCAVLPANLIESELFGHEKGAFTGAIAKKIGRFELADGGTLFLDEIGELPLELQSKLLRALQEGEFDRLGSTNTIKVDVRVIAATNRDLQKEVEEGSFRADLFYRLNVFPLYSMPLRERKEDIPLLTRHFVNRFSAKIGKKIVSIPKRVINSLQGYHWPGNIRELENVIERSVILSSGRALELGDWIPRTESQTITSDFDTLHEFERKYIISVLQKTAWRVSGEKGAAKILGMKPTTLESRMKRLQIKRGISG
- a CDS encoding LysE family translocator encodes the protein MIWTVIEALTVATVISFVASLQLGPVNMGTIHTALHKNKKAAIIFGLGGSLPELLYCGLAIGSSNFISQYEGLDDYLKYLTVGILLIFGVYLFRQKASTKQNSKLDKQGKELWLGATFGLLNPQLYPYWLFIITFLRSNSILENNTIPAQVAFVVGTALGAFLLQWLVAELTTRNRDFIFKKLTKNYNKVLGGILIAMALIQLVINL
- a CDS encoding YHS domain-containing (seleno)protein, which gives rise to MRRSLTLSILSLSFFMVALSAKAQNQSYDTKHYNLKKGLAIQGYDPVAYFTENKAVEGDEKISVKINGVTYYFSSEANKQLFVKSPSKYEPEYGGYCAYAMATGDKVRIDPETFKIVDNKLYLFYNFRFTNTLKSWNKDESNLLPKAEREWGKIIGGK
- a CDS encoding NRDE family protein gives rise to the protein MCTVTFLPKGKTGYVLTSNRDETPKRAALAPQGYSIGNTTVYFPKDPLAGGTWIATDKKRFTLCLLNGGFEKHKHQPPYRLSRGQMVLQFFETNNLESFQSQFEFEGMEPFTLVIVESKQDACKLDQLVWDGHQLHAKSLDQNQNHIWSSSTLYPEPVRAERSSWFSLWVEERKDFLQDEIMLFHKSGGKGDAWNDFVMNRDEVVKTVSITSIEKTDNDFNLIYEDLIKEKVS
- a CDS encoding ATP-grasp domain-containing protein, which codes for MRHRLPLFLVKIIYYEYWPFWLFFMPLVPYWIYLAIRAKSLTYFTAANPGIIHGGVFGESKIDILEKINPKYKPTTLFFKANTGLTEVVDGIEKAGLTFPMIIKPDVGERGSEVEKLDSQQDLEHYITQNHQDFIVQEFVDFDVELGVLYHKLPISNTSNITSIVQKEFLGVTGDGTTSIRALLQKSERAKLQMPALEEKFGSHLDDVLPNGVYKNLQPIGNHCLGTKFLSGQHLINDKLVKVFDQISADVDGFNFGRFDLKVSSIEDLYEGQNIKILELNGVTSEPGHIYDPKFNLFRAYKDTMLSMKTSCLVSIENMKQGAKVTPFWEMFRLLRTHFSSDEISQNELSATKTASAK